Part of the Candidatus Aegiribacteria sp. genome, TGTTCTGTAGTAGAAGATCGATTCTGTTGTGCGACGGATGGTGATGAAGATAAGATTCTCAAGCAGATGGCCGCTGTTGACAAGTATTCCTGAGGCGGTTGAGGTAACCATAGCATGATCAATGCAATAAATCTTCTTGGGGTTCGCATTACTGCGAGAGAGGGAAGCGTCGAACAGCCTAACAGTGAAAAAGAAGTATGAGTCTTCAAACCAGTTAAGGTAATCTGCAACGGAATGCTTCGGTACTTTGTGCCCTTGAGAATGCAGGAAACCGTAGAGTTTATTCAATGAGTAAAGCGAAGCTGTATTATCCATAAGCCGATGTGCGAGATCCAAAACAGCCTTCGGGTGGGAAATATCATGCCGCTCAATAAGGTCTCTGAACAGGACTGCTTGCAGATACTCCTGGTGTATTTTTATTCGAAGCCTTGAACTCAGTCCGGCTACTTCAGGAAATCCCCCGCATTCCATGTATTCCTCAAATGCGTTTTGTATGAGAAATCTCTTCTTTGTGGAGATGTGTTCCTGTATGTAAATCTTCCTGTAGCTGAGAAACTCTTTAAATGAGAACGGGAACAGCTCCCAGGATAGTGACCGCCCCCGCATACCCGAAGCAATTTCCTTTGAAAGCATTCTTGATGAAGAGCCTGTAATGTAAATTTCACACTTTTCAGTGCGGAGAATGCGGTCAACAAACGATTCCCAGCCTTTGACTACCTGAATTTCATCAAAGAAGCAGTAAACGGTTTCAGTATTCTTCTTGTCAGGAAAAAGCGAATAGTAGGCTTCCAGCACAAGGTCAAGATTCTCCTCGGTGAGGTTGCAGAGACGATCATCGAAAAAATTGATGTAAAGGATATTCTTAGCGGAGGTTCCTCTGTACAGAAGTTGATCAATCAATTGCAGCATATAGGTTGATTTCCCGCAGCGGTGAACTCCCATACAGATAGTTGCCTTCCCGGGAATTGACTCAATGCTAATTTGTCGGGGAACGCCTGTATCAACACTGAAATCCTGGAAATCCAGGATAA contains:
- a CDS encoding ATP-binding protein, with translation MFEKIKGIILDFQDFSVDTGVPRQISIESIPGKATICMGVHRCGKSTYMLQLIDQLLYRGTSAKNILYINFFDDRLCNLTEENLDLVLEAYYSLFPDKKNTETVYCFFDEIQVVKGWESFVDRILRTEKCEIYITGSSSRMLSKEIASGMRGRSLSWELFPFSFKEFLSYRKIYIQEHISTKKRFLIQNAFEEYMECGGFPEVAGLSSRLRIKIHQEYLQAVLFRDLIERHDISHPKAVLDLAHRLMDNTASLYSLNKLYGFLHSQGHKVPKHSVADYLNWFEDSYFFFTVRLFDASLSRSNANPKKIYCIDHAMVTSTASGILVNSGHLLENLIFITIRRTTESIFYYRTKSGLEVDFIVQMLDHSRKLIQVSESLKDPVTKKREVKALATAMKEQSLTTGTIVTRNDTGTIKTNAGVIQVISAWKFLLETTVEH